The Thalassotalea nanhaiensis genome has a window encoding:
- a CDS encoding RNA polymerase sigma factor, with product MLDKLIAKFTKQNDQHAFTEIVKACQSDLRGYCRRLTAGDHALADDIAQESLITAYQQLGKLNNIQAFKSWLYRIAYRNFLNQIAKNKEQVQEALPEIAITDNCENEHMVMQLMQFLSNEQRAVLTLNMTLGYGHDEIASILNMPLGTVKSHCKRGKDKLLSIGQQLQLGAA from the coding sequence ATGCTAGACAAATTAATCGCTAAGTTTACAAAGCAAAATGACCAGCATGCATTTACTGAAATAGTAAAGGCATGCCAGTCAGATTTGCGCGGCTATTGCCGGCGATTAACCGCTGGCGACCATGCTCTTGCTGATGACATCGCTCAAGAAAGCTTAATTACTGCTTATCAACAATTAGGTAAATTAAATAATATCCAGGCGTTTAAATCATGGTTATATCGTATTGCCTATCGTAATTTTTTAAATCAAATAGCAAAAAATAAAGAGCAAGTGCAAGAGGCATTACCAGAAATTGCAATTACTGATAATTGTGAAAACGAACACATGGTAATGCAATTAATGCAGTTTTTAAGTAACGAGCAAAGAGCAGTGCTAACCCTGAATATGACGCTGGGTTATGGTCATGATGAAATTGCTTCAATCTTAAACATGCCTTTAGGTACGGTAAAGTCGCACTGCAAACGCGGCAAGGATAAATTATTATCTATCGGCCAACAATTACAATTAGGAGCAGCATAA
- a CDS encoding marine proteobacterial sortase target protein, whose product MTPKPSFKHYLTGSALWLTYLIVGSMLVSSFVVYASTNSNSNQITSQYSKTIDYNNIESGSLFLKSEQGITHSLVTASDYNVDVNAMMARVVLTQSFTNTSPDWVEGIYVFPLTEGVAVDDMEMWIGERFIKAEIQERKQAKKTYEAAKKAGKKASLVEQERPNLFTTSVANIPPGESIKIKISYLQQVPLLANTFSLRLPLTITPRYIPQEYTEAKLEYEHHQTAQQIEQQTTPIDIKQGLGWSVNTFTVPDASRITPFQVSESLGQKAAISVNLNVGLPLSKVESEHHKINHSAVEQTHKISLDSSRVEMNRDFVLNWTIQESARPQAAYFKESKQGFDYGLFMITPPTAPQTNINIPKEMIYIIDTSGSMGGVAIEQAKLALDFAVKQLTPTDKFNIIEFNSTYTTLFNQSEVASKASVNRAINWISHLHANGGTEMVGALNAATGHSAASGFIRQIVFITDGSVGNEEQLFRIIKSKLYDSRLHTVGIGSAPNSHFMERAAELGRGSFNYIGDIGSVQQKMSELFNRIAQPMLTDITINWPSEQVELLPKKIPDLYATEPLIISARWPSNSLLNNSAKMTVSGEINQQLWLQDMPVNNAMTQSGIATWWARQKIKHLNYELYDTDEKNEKQGIINKITDIAISNRLLSKYTSFVAVEKTPSRTLADILKKRPVANAMPKGSTQKIPLAQTATNANVLFKVGLLMLLITGLCMLATRTRRQYQQLTLSNKSKKIKE is encoded by the coding sequence ATGACACCTAAACCCTCATTCAAACATTATTTAACCGGTTCAGCACTCTGGCTTACCTACCTTATTGTTGGCTCTATGCTTGTTAGTAGCTTTGTTGTATACGCGAGTACAAATTCCAACTCAAACCAGATTACAAGCCAATATTCAAAAACTATAGACTATAACAACATTGAATCAGGCAGCTTATTTCTTAAAAGTGAGCAGGGAATAACGCATTCCTTAGTTACGGCAAGTGACTATAACGTTGATGTGAATGCCATGATGGCAAGGGTGGTTCTGACTCAAAGTTTCACCAACACATCACCTGATTGGGTAGAAGGAATATATGTGTTTCCCCTGACTGAAGGTGTCGCCGTTGATGATATGGAAATGTGGATTGGGGAGCGGTTTATTAAAGCCGAAATACAAGAGCGAAAACAGGCAAAGAAAACTTACGAAGCTGCCAAAAAAGCAGGAAAGAAAGCCAGCTTAGTCGAGCAAGAAAGACCTAATCTGTTTACTACCTCGGTCGCAAATATTCCCCCTGGAGAGTCGATCAAAATTAAAATCAGCTACTTGCAACAAGTACCGTTACTTGCCAACACATTTAGCTTACGCCTGCCATTAACAATAACCCCCCGATATATTCCACAAGAGTACACCGAGGCGAAACTGGAATATGAACATCATCAAACAGCTCAGCAAATAGAACAACAAACTACCCCCATTGATATAAAACAAGGGCTTGGCTGGTCAGTGAATACTTTTACCGTACCTGATGCATCTCGAATCACGCCATTTCAAGTGTCTGAGAGCTTAGGTCAAAAAGCAGCTATCTCAGTAAATTTGAATGTTGGCTTGCCCTTGTCAAAAGTTGAAAGCGAACACCATAAGATTAATCACTCAGCCGTTGAACAAACTCATAAAATTTCGCTAGACAGTAGCAGAGTGGAAATGAATCGTGATTTTGTACTAAATTGGACGATACAAGAAAGTGCTAGACCGCAAGCTGCGTACTTTAAAGAAAGCAAGCAAGGCTTTGATTATGGTTTATTCATGATAACTCCGCCAACAGCGCCGCAAACTAATATCAATATTCCAAAAGAGATGATTTATATCATTGATACTTCTGGCTCAATGGGAGGGGTTGCAATTGAGCAGGCAAAATTAGCGTTAGACTTTGCTGTTAAGCAATTAACGCCTACGGATAAATTTAACATTATTGAATTCAATTCAACTTATACAACACTGTTTAATCAATCTGAAGTTGCTTCAAAAGCGTCGGTGAATCGAGCGATTAATTGGATTAGCCACCTGCATGCAAACGGCGGCACTGAAATGGTCGGTGCATTAAACGCCGCAACCGGGCATTCTGCTGCTTCTGGCTTTATTAGACAAATAGTGTTTATTACCGATGGTAGTGTGGGCAACGAAGAGCAATTGTTTCGAATCATTAAATCTAAGCTCTATGATTCCAGATTACACACCGTTGGCATTGGCAGTGCACCAAATAGTCATTTTATGGAGCGTGCAGCTGAACTAGGCAGAGGGTCTTTTAATTACATTGGTGATATCGGTTCCGTCCAGCAAAAAATGAGTGAATTATTTAATCGTATTGCCCAGCCTATGCTAACTGATATTACGATTAATTGGCCCAGTGAACAGGTTGAACTATTACCGAAAAAAATTCCTGACTTATATGCGACAGAGCCACTCATCATAAGCGCTCGTTGGCCTTCAAACTCTTTACTAAATAACTCTGCAAAGATGACTGTAAGTGGTGAAATCAACCAACAACTTTGGTTACAAGATATGCCCGTTAATAATGCAATGACACAATCAGGAATAGCAACATGGTGGGCGAGACAAAAAATAAAACATCTCAATTACGAACTATATGACACGGATGAAAAAAATGAGAAGCAAGGCATCATTAATAAAATTACAGACATAGCAATTAGTAACCGTTTGCTTTCCAAGTACACCAGTTTTGTTGCCGTGGAAAAAACGCCAAGCAGAACGCTTGCTGACATTTTGAAAAAACGCCCTGTGGCTAATGCTATGCCAAAAGGTTCAACTCAAAAAATCCCATTAGCTCAAACCGCAACCAATGCTAATGTTTTATTTAAAGTAGGGTTGTTAATGTTATTGATCACCGGCTTATGCATGTTAGCAACTCGAACGAGGCGTCAATACCAGCAATTAACTCTGAGCAACAAATCAAAGAAGATTAAGGAATAA
- a CDS encoding class GN sortase codes for MSDIKFIPVTDLSKLNCSSASQKSTETKNISAAKIMKILSVLISLGCIASASFIHIKAYTAQYLLSQAWQKSDVSNVAKPWPWFDSHPVAKIHFPTLDDEHIVLAGDSGQALAFGPGLSHLSAQPGEEGTLVISGHRDTHFSLLQYLNPTENVVLESMSGVQHRYKINKISVIDINKDDIVQTDFERLLLVTCFPFDSDDANTPLRYVIEAFPVDNNQPSQLIAKQMSVPVKVYSKSAPITF; via the coding sequence ATGAGTGATATTAAATTTATTCCAGTAACCGATTTGTCAAAATTGAATTGCAGCTCAGCCAGTCAGAAATCGACTGAAACAAAAAACATAAGCGCTGCCAAAATAATGAAGATTTTATCTGTATTAATTTCGTTAGGTTGTATCGCCAGTGCGTCTTTCATTCACATTAAGGCGTATACGGCTCAGTATCTATTAAGCCAGGCTTGGCAAAAAAGTGACGTCAGCAACGTTGCAAAGCCATGGCCTTGGTTTGACAGCCATCCTGTGGCAAAAATTCACTTTCCAACCTTAGATGATGAGCATATTGTTTTGGCGGGAGACTCGGGACAAGCTTTGGCTTTTGGTCCTGGCTTAAGTCACTTAAGTGCACAACCCGGTGAAGAGGGCACTTTAGTCATCTCTGGACACCGAGATACTCATTTTAGTTTATTGCAATATTTAAACCCAACAGAAAATGTAGTACTTGAAAGTATGTCTGGCGTACAGCATCGCTATAAAATAAATAAGATCAGCGTGATTGATATTAACAAAGATGACATTGTACAAACTGATTTTGAACGATTATTACTGGTAACTTGTTTTCCATTTGATAGCGATGATGCTAATACTCCATTAAGATATGTAATTGAAGCTTTTCCTGTTGATAATAATCAACCCTCACAACTCATTGCCAAGCAAATGTCAGTGCCAGTAAAGGTATATAGTAAAAGTGCACCAATAACGTTCTAA